The following are encoded in a window of Chthoniobacterales bacterium genomic DNA:
- a CDS encoding peptidoglycan-binding domain-containing protein has product MQRFITLLIGCCLTLAASVQTGQAQFPQIKKPKVTVTVPKPRVPSVHVDKNVTVFTPRHLNFRATPSSTIVGVTFNQDFRITAASNWKGPRYEVYRTYRPQWHDRVWWNANHKHVVLIGGGWYYWNAGYWYPAWGYDQTAAYYPYDGPIYVGKSAKPFDQIVADVQSVLQEQGLYKGEVDGLVGPLTQEALAAYQTAQNLETTGAVDQPTLESLGMG; this is encoded by the coding sequence ATGCAAAGATTCATCACCCTATTGATTGGCTGTTGCCTTACGCTCGCCGCCAGCGTCCAGACGGGACAAGCGCAGTTCCCGCAGATCAAGAAACCGAAAGTCACGGTGACGGTGCCGAAGCCTCGGGTGCCCTCGGTTCACGTCGACAAGAACGTGACCGTCTTCACGCCCCGGCACCTGAATTTTCGCGCGACCCCGAGCTCAACGATTGTCGGCGTAACGTTCAACCAGGACTTTCGGATCACAGCGGCCAGCAACTGGAAAGGTCCCCGTTACGAAGTCTACCGGACGTATCGGCCTCAGTGGCACGACCGGGTCTGGTGGAACGCGAATCATAAACACGTCGTCCTGATCGGTGGTGGCTGGTACTACTGGAACGCCGGGTATTGGTATCCGGCCTGGGGTTACGATCAGACCGCGGCCTATTACCCATATGACGGCCCCATTTACGTGGGCAAAAGCGCGAAACCGTTCGACCAGATCGTGGCCGATGTTCAGAGCGTCCTGCAAGAGCAGGGCTTATATAAGGGAGAAGTGGATGGCCTGGTTGGCCCGCTCACCCAGGAAGCATTGGCCGCATATCAGACCGCCCAAAATCTCGAGACGACCGGCGCCGTCGACCAACCGACGCTGGAATCGCTCGGTATGGGCTAA
- the rpsB gene encoding 30S ribosomal protein S2 produces MATAAELIPELLEAGVHFGHQTKRWNPKMKPFIFEKRNQIYIINLDETARQLHRATDFLQDVTRRGGKILFVGCKKQAQEAVKEAATACGQFYVNQRWLGGTLTNLATIRKSIGRLKFIEQIEESPDYKKMGKQELAALGREAAKLRRNLDGILEMSALPDAMVVIDTTREANAVLEARRLGIPTVAIVDTNADPEIIDYPIAGNDDAIRAIRVMLQKLVDAIVSAGADARAREQLEMAGVSA; encoded by the coding sequence ATGGCAACAGCAGCAGAATTAATTCCTGAGCTTCTCGAAGCAGGGGTCCACTTTGGTCACCAGACCAAGCGTTGGAACCCGAAGATGAAGCCGTTCATTTTCGAAAAGCGGAACCAGATTTACATCATCAATCTCGATGAAACCGCGCGCCAGCTTCATCGCGCTACCGATTTTCTCCAGGACGTCACCCGGCGCGGTGGGAAGATTTTGTTCGTCGGTTGCAAGAAACAGGCGCAGGAGGCGGTAAAGGAAGCCGCCACGGCCTGTGGACAGTTTTATGTCAATCAACGCTGGCTCGGCGGCACCCTCACCAATCTGGCCACGATCCGCAAGAGCATCGGACGTTTGAAATTTATCGAGCAGATCGAGGAGTCGCCTGATTACAAGAAAATGGGCAAACAGGAGCTGGCGGCGCTCGGCCGTGAAGCGGCGAAGCTACGGCGTAATCTGGATGGAATCCTGGAAATGTCCGCGTTGCCGGACGCGATGGTCGTGATCGATACGACCCGGGAAGCGAACGCCGTCCTCGAAGCGCGCCGCCTGGGAATCCCCACCGTCGCGATCGTCGATACGAACGCGGACCCTGAAATCATCGACTATCCGATTGCCGGTAACGACGATGCGATCCGCGCGATCCGCGTAATGCTGCAGAAGCTGGTGGACGCGATCGTTTCGGCGGGCGCCGATGCCCGCGCGCGCGAGCAGCTGGAGATGGCCGGAGTCTCTGCTTAG
- the tsf gene encoding translation elongation factor Ts encodes MEIDPKLVRQLRDKTNAGIMDCKRALAEAGGDLEKAEAALRTKGIASAGKKASRATKEGIVAAYIHLQGKVGVLVEVNCETDFVAKNEKFREFVKDITLHIAAAHPLYVNREDVPAKLVDSERAIYEGQVKGKPANVMDKIVGGKLDKFYSTVCLVEQGFIKNPDQTVRELIATKIAELGENIVIRRFTRYLVGEPLEVEAAPPAEQAQQEAA; translated from the coding sequence ATGGAAATCGATCCCAAGCTCGTCAGGCAACTGCGAGACAAAACCAACGCCGGCATCATGGATTGCAAGCGGGCGCTGGCTGAGGCGGGCGGCGATTTGGAGAAAGCCGAGGCAGCTTTGCGCACCAAAGGCATCGCCAGTGCGGGGAAAAAGGCTTCGCGCGCGACCAAGGAAGGGATTGTCGCGGCCTACATCCATTTGCAGGGCAAAGTGGGCGTGCTCGTCGAGGTGAATTGCGAGACCGATTTCGTAGCGAAGAACGAGAAGTTTCGCGAGTTCGTGAAGGACATCACCCTCCATATCGCGGCGGCCCATCCGCTTTACGTTAATCGTGAGGACGTGCCGGCGAAGCTGGTCGACTCCGAACGGGCGATTTACGAGGGTCAGGTGAAGGGCAAGCCGGCGAACGTGATGGACAAGATTGTCGGCGGCAAGCTCGACAAGTTTTACAGCACAGTTTGCCTGGTGGAGCAGGGGTTCATCAAGAACCCGGACCAGACCGTCAGGGAACTGATCGCGACGAAGATCGCCGAGCTCGGCGAGAATATCGTGATCCGGCGTTTTACGCGCTATCTGGTGGGCGAACCCCTGGAAGTGGAAGCGGCGCCGCCGGCCGAGCAAGCTCAGCAGGAAGCGGCGTAA
- a CDS encoding ferritin-like domain-containing protein gives MSMDSLKDLYLDELKDLYNAENQLLKALPKMAKKASAPELKRAFQDHLAQTEGHVDRLAKIFKGMGEKPTGKTCKAMKGLIEEGKEIIEEDGDGSVLDAALIGAAQRVEHYEIAGYGVVRTFASLLGEDDAMQTLQRTLNEEAETDKKLTKLAESVINVEASEAEENGEKPKRKAKKSSKRK, from the coding sequence ATGAGCATGGATTCATTGAAAGATTTGTACTTGGACGAACTGAAAGATCTCTATAACGCCGAGAACCAGCTGCTGAAGGCGCTGCCGAAGATGGCCAAGAAAGCGTCGGCGCCGGAGCTGAAGCGCGCGTTTCAGGACCATCTGGCGCAGACTGAGGGTCACGTCGACCGGCTCGCGAAGATTTTCAAGGGGATGGGCGAGAAGCCGACCGGCAAAACGTGTAAGGCCATGAAAGGTCTGATCGAAGAGGGCAAGGAGATCATCGAGGAGGACGGCGATGGTTCTGTGCTCGATGCGGCCCTCATCGGCGCGGCGCAACGGGTGGAGCATTATGAGATCGCCGGCTACGGGGTGGTCCGGACTTTCGCGTCGCTCCTGGGCGAAGACGATGCCATGCAGACGTTGCAGCGAACGCTCAACGAAGAAGCTGAAACGGACAAGAAGCTGACGAAGCTCGCCGAATCGGTCATCAACGTCGAGGCGAGCGAGGCCGAAGAAAACGGCGAAAAGCCGAAACGCAAAGCGAAGAAATCCAGCAAACGGAAATAG
- the ligD gene encoding non-homologous end-joining DNA ligase translates to MGLTEYKKKRDFKVTAEPSGKPLPKLVKGACRFVIQKHDASRLHYDFRLEMEGVLKSWAVPKGLPWEKAEKHLAVEVEDHPVEYATFEGIIPQGQYGGGTVMVWDEGQYHVYGEEPLKALRNGRMHMVLDGEKARGEWSLIRTRMEAGKPQWLLLKSGQSVRPISKKRDDQSVKTGRTMAQIAAQKDAEWQSNRKEDSKTSFKARVKAALKKKAKEEPAAGENKIVGQAHRLPNEKGGNRSGRPTKLLAKLPRAKPRFIDPMKARLVDSPPGSGDWSYELKFDGFRVCAVKEGRKISLISRNGNEMRTRFPEIAEALQDFPAEECVMDGEVVALDEKGRSSFQLLQALEMEGRKTPIRFYAFDLMQLNGRSLTALPLTARKELLARICAEVSDPVRYSGEISGDAEALLSELGRLGLEGLIGKLRNSTYEPGSRSGAWIKLKVLNEQEFVIGGFTPPQGARKHFGALLVGYYEGKKLLFAGKVGTGFDTKLLAALHKKLTGEKRDDCPFADLPSKQGGQWVQGITPSMMRKIDWVNPVFVCQVKFAEWTRDGKLRQPVFLGIREDKKPREVVREGPSG, encoded by the coding sequence ATGGGACTGACCGAATACAAAAAGAAGCGGGATTTCAAAGTCACGGCTGAGCCGAGCGGCAAGCCATTGCCGAAGTTGGTGAAGGGTGCGTGCCGGTTCGTGATCCAAAAACATGACGCCAGCCGGTTGCACTACGATTTCCGGCTCGAAATGGAGGGCGTCCTGAAGTCCTGGGCGGTGCCGAAGGGCCTTCCCTGGGAAAAGGCCGAGAAACATCTCGCGGTGGAGGTCGAGGACCATCCGGTCGAATACGCGACCTTCGAGGGAATTATTCCGCAGGGCCAATATGGCGGCGGGACCGTGATGGTGTGGGACGAGGGCCAGTATCATGTCTACGGGGAGGAGCCTTTGAAAGCGCTTCGAAACGGACGGATGCACATGGTTCTGGATGGTGAAAAGGCCAGGGGAGAATGGTCGCTGATCCGAACCCGGATGGAGGCCGGCAAGCCGCAGTGGCTGCTTTTGAAAAGTGGGCAGAGCGTGCGGCCGATCTCGAAGAAGCGCGACGATCAGTCGGTGAAAACCGGACGAACGATGGCCCAGATTGCGGCCCAGAAAGATGCCGAGTGGCAATCGAATCGGAAGGAGGATTCGAAAACGAGCTTCAAAGCCCGGGTAAAAGCGGCGCTTAAAAAAAAAGCCAAAGAAGAACCAGCAGCGGGCGAAAATAAGATTGTAGGGCAGGCGCATCGCCTGCCGAACGAGAAGGGAGGCAACCGGAGCGGTCGCCCTACAAAACTTCTAGCGAAACTGCCCAGGGCGAAGCCGCGATTCATCGACCCGATGAAAGCGCGGTTGGTGGATTCGCCGCCGGGCTCCGGCGACTGGAGTTACGAACTGAAATTCGATGGCTTTCGTGTCTGCGCGGTGAAGGAGGGCAGGAAGATCAGTTTGATTTCGCGCAACGGGAACGAGATGCGGACACGCTTCCCTGAGATCGCCGAAGCGCTCCAGGACTTTCCGGCAGAAGAATGCGTGATGGACGGTGAGGTGGTGGCGCTCGACGAGAAGGGGCGATCATCGTTCCAATTGCTTCAGGCGCTCGAGATGGAAGGACGCAAAACGCCGATCCGCTTCTATGCCTTCGACCTGATGCAACTGAACGGCCGATCGCTGACCGCGCTGCCGCTCACCGCCCGAAAGGAGTTGCTGGCGCGCATTTGCGCCGAGGTCAGCGATCCGGTTCGCTATTCCGGCGAGATCAGCGGCGACGCCGAGGCGCTGTTAAGCGAACTGGGACGGCTCGGTTTGGAAGGTTTGATCGGCAAGCTGCGCAATTCCACTTACGAACCCGGAAGTCGCAGCGGCGCGTGGATCAAGCTGAAGGTCTTAAACGAACAGGAGTTCGTCATCGGGGGATTCACGCCGCCCCAGGGAGCGCGAAAACATTTTGGCGCGCTCTTGGTCGGTTATTACGAGGGCAAGAAACTGCTGTTTGCCGGGAAAGTGGGGACAGGGTTCGACACGAAGTTGCTCGCCGCGCTCCACAAGAAATTGACCGGCGAGAAACGTGACGATTGCCCGTTCGCCGATCTGCCGTCGAAACAGGGCGGGCAATGGGTCCAGGGCATCACGCCATCCATGATGCGAAAGATTGATTGGGTGAATCCGGTCTTCGTTTGCCAGGTGAAGTTCGCCGAATGGACACGGGACGGAAAGCTGCGCCAGCCGGTTTTCCTCGGAATACGCGAAGACAAGAAGCCGCGGGAGGTGGTGCGGGAGGGGCCGTCTGGGTAG
- the purS gene encoding phosphoribosylformylglycinamidine synthase subunit PurS: MKVKVLVTPKAAVLDPQGAAVRDAMQHLGMPEVNSVRIGKYLEIEVDDKTPNLESRLDELCRDLLSNPVIEDYRVVKN, from the coding sequence ATGAAGGTCAAAGTCCTCGTGACGCCCAAAGCGGCGGTCCTCGATCCACAGGGCGCAGCGGTGCGCGACGCGATGCAACACCTCGGCATGCCGGAGGTAAACTCGGTCCGGATCGGCAAATATCTCGAGATCGAAGTGGACGATAAGACGCCGAACCTCGAGTCGAGGCTGGATGAACTTTGCCGCGATTTGCTTTCCAATCCGGTGATCGAGGATTACAGAGTGGTGAAGAATTGA
- the purQ gene encoding phosphoribosylformylglycinamidine synthase subunit PurQ — protein sequence MKFAVIQFPGSNCDQDCLAALNGMAGLQAEYVWHKTRSLEGFDAIVLPGGFSYGDYLRCGAIARFSPIMASVVEEAGKGKLVIGTCNGFQVLCEIGLLPGALVRNRGLHFVCELVTTRVEVPDSAFTHGCPQGTLLRLPIAHGEGCYFADEQTLRELNERRQVILRYATADGRIEASANPNGSLENIAGICNREGNVFGLMPHPDRACEARLGSSDGLKIFQSMMEMIETRRARAT from the coding sequence ATGAAATTCGCAGTCATCCAGTTTCCCGGTTCGAATTGCGATCAGGATTGCCTCGCGGCTTTGAACGGCATGGCGGGCTTGCAGGCCGAGTATGTCTGGCACAAGACCCGGTCCCTGGAAGGATTCGACGCGATTGTGTTGCCGGGAGGCTTTTCCTACGGCGACTACCTCCGATGCGGAGCGATCGCCCGGTTCTCGCCGATCATGGCAAGCGTCGTGGAAGAAGCGGGCAAGGGAAAACTGGTCATCGGAACCTGCAATGGATTCCAGGTTTTGTGCGAGATCGGACTTCTCCCGGGAGCGCTGGTGCGGAATCGCGGGCTGCACTTCGTCTGCGAACTGGTAACGACGCGAGTGGAAGTGCCGGATTCGGCGTTCACCCACGGTTGCCCGCAAGGAACGCTCTTGCGCCTGCCGATCGCCCACGGCGAAGGCTGCTACTTTGCGGATGAGCAGACACTGCGGGAGTTGAACGAGCGGCGGCAGGTCATTCTTCGATATGCGACCGCCGATGGCCGGATCGAGGCGTCGGCGAACCCGAATGGATCGTTGGAGAATATCGCCGGCATCTGCAACCGGGAAGGGAATGTGTTCGGCTTGATGCCGCATCCGGATCGCGCATGCGAAGCACGGTTGGGTAGCTCGGACGGTCTGAAAATCTTTCAATCGATGATGGAGATGATTGAAACGCGGCGGGCACGGGCGACGTAA
- the tyrS gene encoding tyrosine--tRNA ligase translates to MQPDEALSILKQGAAQIISETELLAKLGLGRPLRVKLGVDPTSPDLHLGHALILRKLRHFQDLGHQAVLIIGDFTSMIGDPSGRSATRPQLTRAQVQANAETYREQAFKVLDPARTQLVANGDWFGKMNFEDVIRLNSMVTLQQMLQREDFRNRIDEGHPIHAHEIQYPIMQGWDSVMVKADVELGGTDQLFNNLVGRDLQKQQGQPPQIVMVLPILEGLDGEKKMSKSLGNYVGLAEPASEMFGKLMSISDELMARYYPLLLDKPLDSSAHPLEAKKHLASSIVETYHSRADAEKTLADWNARFSEKRLSDAALPDFRPENADIVSVVVAAYANAFAIEKSRADARRLIEQGSVQVNGEKVVDPKVIVRFEPGQVLRLDKTHAVRIS, encoded by the coding sequence ATGCAACCGGACGAAGCTCTTTCCATTCTCAAGCAGGGCGCGGCTCAAATCATTAGCGAAACCGAATTGCTCGCGAAGCTGGGGCTCGGGCGGCCGCTGCGAGTTAAGCTTGGGGTCGATCCAACGAGCCCCGACCTGCACCTCGGCCACGCCCTGATTTTGCGGAAGCTCCGGCATTTCCAGGACCTGGGCCACCAGGCAGTCCTCATCATAGGCGATTTCACTTCCATGATCGGCGATCCAAGCGGGCGCTCGGCGACGCGGCCCCAGCTCACCCGCGCACAGGTTCAGGCGAACGCCGAAACCTACCGCGAGCAGGCGTTCAAGGTGCTCGATCCCGCCCGCACCCAGCTCGTGGCGAACGGCGACTGGTTCGGCAAAATGAACTTCGAAGATGTCATCCGCCTCAACAGCATGGTGACGTTGCAGCAAATGCTCCAGCGCGAGGACTTCCGGAACCGGATCGACGAGGGCCATCCGATTCACGCCCACGAAATTCAGTATCCGATCATGCAGGGTTGGGACTCCGTCATGGTCAAAGCCGACGTCGAACTCGGCGGGACCGATCAATTGTTCAACAATCTGGTCGGGCGCGATCTGCAAAAACAGCAGGGCCAGCCGCCGCAAATCGTGATGGTCCTGCCGATTCTTGAGGGACTCGATGGCGAAAAGAAAATGAGCAAGAGCCTTGGTAATTACGTCGGGCTCGCGGAACCGGCCTCGGAAATGTTCGGGAAGCTGATGAGCATTTCGGACGAATTGATGGCGCGCTATTATCCGCTGTTGCTCGACAAACCGTTGGATTCTTCAGCCCATCCGCTGGAGGCGAAGAAGCACCTCGCCTCCTCCATTGTGGAGACGTATCACTCCCGCGCCGACGCCGAGAAGACGCTCGCGGATTGGAATGCGCGCTTCAGTGAGAAACGCCTGTCAGATGCCGCTCTGCCGGATTTTCGGCCCGAAAATGCCGATATCGTTTCTGTGGTTGTGGCAGCTTACGCAAACGCCTTTGCGATTGAGAAATCTCGGGCTGATGCTCGGCGCCTAATCGAGCAAGGAAGTGTTCAGGTTAACGGCGAAAAAGTGGTCGATCCAAAAGTCATTGTCCGATTTGAGCCGGGCCAAGTCCTACGCCTCGACAAGACGCACGCCGTTCGGATCAGTTAG
- the tnpA gene encoding IS200/IS605 family transposase, protein MPQSLSNVILHVIFSTKDREPWLDTKARGQMHGYLATICRDLGAAFVHAGGVSDHVHIVTTLPRTVSQAELIETIKKVSSKWIKTLDPRYRGFFWQRGFGAFSVSPSQLQAVLRYVDDQEMHHRTRTFQEEYRNLLRKHGVGFDERYVWD, encoded by the coding sequence ATGCCCCAGTCCCTCAGTAACGTTATTCTTCACGTCATTTTCAGCACGAAAGATCGCGAACCCTGGTTGGATACGAAGGCGCGAGGGCAGATGCATGGCTATTTGGCGACAATTTGCCGCGACCTCGGGGCGGCATTCGTGCACGCCGGCGGGGTGTCGGACCATGTCCATATCGTGACGACATTGCCGCGAACCGTGTCGCAGGCGGAACTGATTGAAACGATAAAGAAGGTGTCTTCGAAATGGATCAAAACGCTTGATCCTCGGTATCGAGGTTTTTTCTGGCAACGCGGCTTCGGCGCGTTTTCGGTCAGTCCGAGTCAGCTTCAGGCGGTTTTGCGGTATGTCGACGACCAGGAAATGCATCATCGGACGCGCACGTTTCAGGAGGAGTATCGAAATCTGCTGCGAAAGCACGGCGTCGGTTTTGATGAGCGTTATGTGTGGGATTAA
- a CDS encoding lipid-binding SYLF domain-containing protein yields the protein MKTICALLTICLFPVAGMSATEQEIVNQSARIIRQFRAMPERGIPRSVLRNAKGLAIMTVVKIGFGISGKGGQGVVVARTGNGWSGPSFIGTGGAGWGPQIGAQMTEYVFVLNTNRAVRAFSRDGNFTLGADASAAAGPVGREAAAAITPTAAIYTYSRAQGLFVGASLEGTVIAVQKTANHRYYGQGVTARDILSGAVPAPSRANNLMSALGR from the coding sequence ATGAAGACCATCTGCGCACTGCTCACGATTTGTTTGTTCCCCGTCGCCGGGATGTCCGCAACTGAACAGGAAATCGTCAACCAGTCGGCTCGCATTATCCGCCAGTTTCGCGCCATGCCGGAGCGCGGCATTCCGCGGAGCGTGCTGCGCAACGCAAAAGGATTGGCCATCATGACGGTCGTCAAGATTGGCTTCGGCATTAGTGGCAAGGGCGGCCAGGGGGTGGTCGTCGCGCGGACCGGCAACGGATGGTCCGGCCCCTCCTTCATCGGGACCGGCGGAGCGGGATGGGGCCCGCAGATTGGCGCACAAATGACGGAATACGTCTTTGTCCTGAACACCAACCGCGCCGTCCGCGCTTTTTCGCGGGACGGAAACTTCACCCTCGGCGCTGACGCCAGCGCCGCGGCTGGGCCGGTGGGTCGTGAAGCAGCGGCCGCCATCACGCCCACGGCCGCAATCTATACGTACAGCCGGGCGCAAGGTTTGTTCGTCGGTGCGTCGTTGGAAGGAACCGTGATCGCGGTCCAAAAAACGGCGAACCATCGCTACTACGGCCAGGGGGTAACGGCGCGCGATATTCTCAGCGGCGCCGTCCCAGCCCCTTCCCGTGCGAATAACCTCATGTCGGCGCTCGGTCGTTGA
- the tadA gene encoding tRNA adenosine(34) deaminase TadA: protein MDDLIKQPTDEAFMNEALRLARKAFEKEEVPVGAVVVRAGKIIARAFNQVELLKDATAHAEMLAITQAEAAVGDWRLNECDLYVTKEPCAMCAGALVHVRMRRVIFGCADPRSGAAGGLLNLLKMPALNHRCEITDGILARECASLLQSFFQARRRGEQVPDV, encoded by the coding sequence ATGGATGATCTTATCAAACAGCCGACCGACGAGGCTTTCATGAACGAGGCCCTGCGTTTGGCGCGGAAGGCGTTCGAAAAAGAGGAGGTCCCGGTCGGCGCCGTCGTCGTGCGAGCGGGAAAAATCATCGCCCGCGCTTTCAACCAGGTAGAGCTGCTCAAGGACGCGACGGCCCATGCGGAAATGCTCGCGATCACCCAGGCGGAGGCGGCGGTTGGGGATTGGCGGCTGAACGAGTGCGATCTGTATGTCACAAAAGAGCCCTGCGCCATGTGTGCCGGCGCCCTGGTTCATGTCCGGATGAGGCGGGTGATCTTTGGTTGTGCCGATCCGCGGAGCGGAGCTGCAGGCGGCTTGCTAAATCTTCTTAAGATGCCCGCCCTAAATCATCGGTGTGAGATCACGGACGGAATTCTGGCGAGGGAATGCGCGTCGCTCCTGCAATCGTTCTTTCAAGCGCGGCGCCGCGGGGAGCAAGTTCCCGATGTCTGA
- a CDS encoding GNAT family N-acetyltransferase — MSDSITPPENFSTARLILRKPRETDAPLIFASYGQDLEVSRYLIWRPHRDLSDAQEAVERFLEDWRTGSKFCWLLFRREGGELVGSIAARIDGQGMHLGYLLAQPFWAQGLMSEAVNALVDWAFSEPSIFRVWAVCDVENESSARLLERNGFQREGTLRKWSLHPNVSAMPRDCYCYAKTREG, encoded by the coding sequence ATGTCGGATTCAATCACGCCTCCCGAAAATTTTTCGACCGCGCGGCTGATTCTCCGGAAACCTCGCGAGACCGACGCCCCGCTCATTTTCGCGAGTTACGGGCAGGATCTGGAAGTCAGCCGTTATTTGATTTGGCGACCGCATCGCGATTTGAGTGACGCGCAGGAGGCGGTTGAGCGTTTCCTGGAGGATTGGCGGACGGGCAGCAAATTCTGCTGGCTTCTTTTCCGGCGGGAGGGAGGCGAACTCGTCGGTTCCATCGCGGCTCGAATAGACGGGCAGGGGATGCATCTTGGCTATCTTCTCGCCCAGCCTTTTTGGGCCCAAGGACTGATGAGTGAAGCGGTCAATGCCTTGGTCGACTGGGCTTTCTCCGAACCTTCCATTTTCCGGGTCTGGGCTGTTTGCGATGTCGAAAATGAAAGCTCGGCCCGGCTTCTCGAGCGCAATGGGTTCCAGCGCGAAGGCACCCTGCGAAAATGGTCGCTGCATCCGAATGTTTCCGCGATGCCCCGGGACTGCTATTGTTACGCCAAAACGCGGGAGGGGTGA
- a CDS encoding peptidoglycan-binding domain-containing protein, translating to MISKLCLVFVFSALLSIRAFADPEDHVFHSANPLAPHDEWGRLHQMKDVSPTDYEHRSGSRWYYYFKSRHELLRDPAYVASLQTVLRNRGYYCGPIDGIMSDAVSDAIAKVQKNYVQNVDGHLTVPVRRALNLP from the coding sequence ATGATCTCAAAGCTCTGTCTCGTTTTTGTTTTCAGTGCACTTCTCTCCATCCGGGCATTCGCCGACCCTGAAGATCATGTCTTCCATTCGGCCAATCCGCTCGCGCCGCATGATGAATGGGGCCGGCTCCACCAGATGAAGGACGTGAGTCCAACCGATTACGAGCATCGTTCCGGTTCGCGCTGGTATTATTATTTCAAATCGCGCCACGAATTGCTCCGTGATCCGGCCTACGTCGCTTCCCTTCAAACCGTGCTTCGAAATCGCGGCTACTATTGCGGCCCGATCGACGGAATCATGTCCGACGCCGTTTCCGACGCGATTGCGAAGGTGCAAAAGAATTATGTCCAGAATGTGGATGGGCACCTCACCGTTCCCGTCCGGCGCGCCCTGAACCTGCCGTAA
- a CDS encoding response regulator, with amino-acid sequence MPTVLLIEDDVESRRRIARMFTRHGWEVIEALEGKAGIELAFAKRPDAIVCDLLLPKMSGLQVCRAIREKLDLTRIIIVAGQRYHIEREAVLEAGGDGYFVKPLKWEKLAAAIKRPRRRAGRLTNRHSRALKFHPPSTRIKFWGVRGSIPVPGPSTIGYGGNTTCVEVRTNGDIIVLDAGSGIRALGLALNEEFGSAPINLTLLLTHTHWDHIQGLPFFLPAYQAKNTIRVFGYQGAREGLATILAAQMELPFFPVSWKDLPGTIKIRELKRMHFSVGKVRVHSRFLNHPGICAGYRLFTKEGSIAFLPDNEPFEPLQLKLAERDGVHAQRARAQAVVQRSKLVEFLKDTDVLILDAQYTDEKYQEHIGWGHGALSRVVSLALEARAKKLFLFHHDPSHDDRQIDEMLERARLLVVESGRQLEVEAAREGAEIWLSGHTPAR; translated from the coding sequence ATGCCGACGGTCTTACTCATCGAAGACGACGTGGAGAGCCGCCGCCGAATCGCTCGGATGTTCACCCGTCATGGCTGGGAGGTGATCGAGGCACTGGAGGGCAAGGCGGGAATCGAGCTAGCCTTCGCCAAACGGCCGGATGCGATCGTTTGCGATCTGCTCCTGCCTAAAATGAGCGGGCTCCAGGTTTGCCGGGCGATTCGTGAGAAGCTGGATCTCACCCGCATCATCATTGTCGCAGGCCAGCGCTATCACATCGAGCGCGAAGCGGTCCTCGAGGCCGGCGGCGATGGATACTTCGTTAAGCCGCTGAAATGGGAAAAGCTCGCGGCCGCGATCAAACGTCCCCGGCGCCGGGCAGGCAGACTCACCAATCGCCACTCTCGCGCCCTGAAGTTCCATCCCCCTTCGACCCGGATAAAATTCTGGGGCGTCCGCGGATCGATTCCGGTCCCAGGTCCATCCACAATTGGCTACGGAGGAAACACGACCTGCGTCGAAGTTCGCACGAACGGCGACATCATCGTCCTCGATGCCGGGTCGGGGATTCGCGCGCTCGGGCTCGCCCTCAACGAAGAATTTGGCAGCGCCCCGATAAACCTAACTCTTCTGCTCACTCACACGCACTGGGACCACATCCAGGGGCTTCCCTTTTTTCTGCCCGCTTATCAGGCCAAGAATACGATTCGCGTTTTTGGCTACCAGGGCGCGCGCGAAGGTCTCGCGACAATTCTCGCCGCCCAAATGGAACTGCCCTTCTTTCCCGTGAGTTGGAAGGACCTGCCGGGCACGATCAAAATCCGGGAACTCAAGCGGATGCATTTCTCGGTCGGCAAAGTCCGGGTGCACTCGCGGTTCCTGAATCATCCCGGGATCTGCGCGGGCTACCGGCTTTTCACCAAGGAGGGCTCGATCGCTTTTTTGCCGGACAACGAACCCTTCGAGCCATTGCAATTAAAACTGGCGGAACGTGATGGCGTTCATGCCCAACGCGCCCGGGCCCAGGCGGTGGTGCAGCGCTCGAAACTGGTCGAATTCCTCAAGGACACCGATGTCCTCATTCTCGACGCGCAATACACGGATGAGAAATACCAGGAACACATTGGCTGGGGGCACGGCGCATTGAGCCGGGTGGTGTCGCTCGCTCTGGAGGCCCGGGCCAAAAAGCTCTTTCTCTTTCACCACGATCCCTCCCACGACGACCGCCAGATCGACGAGATGCTGGAACGGGCGCGTCTCCTGGTGGTGGAAAGTGGCCGGCAGCTGGAAGTGGAAGCCGCCCGGGAAGGCGCGGAAATCTGGTTGAGCGGACACACGCCTGCCCGATAG